AAATTTTTTATGATTGGTCAGCTTCCCTCGCCGGTAATCGTCGTTGTCCATTGCCGGCAAATCGTCGTGAATCAGTGATCCCGTATGAATCATTTCCACACTCGCCGCGATTTGAAAATGCGCAGGCATAAGCTCTAAGCCAAAAGCTTCCAGCAATTCCAATAAGAGCAAAGGACGAATCCGTTTCCCGCCAGCCAACAAGGAATAGTGGGCAGATTGAGCCAAACCCCTCGGAAACGTAGCGCTTTCATAGAATGTCGTCAAAAATTCATCTAACTTTTTTATTTTCATGTCCATTATCTCTTATTATAGCAAAATTCAGCCAGATTTTCGATAGCGGAATATAAGTCACTGCCTCCTCTTATTGACGCTGATTTCTTGCTGACCAAACTGGTGATATCAAAGTAAAAATCACAGTTTTATCTGTGATTACATATAACTTTATTTATTTTGAGCCAGATTTTCTCTAGTAGCTCTCCCTTGCTCACCATAATAGCGCGTTTTAATGACATTTTTGGTCAAAAATTCGAGATTTTCTAATGTACGCTCTTTTTGCATGGCTTTTTCAAGAGAACCGGGGCCTTTTTGAATCGAATAAGCCGCCAATAATAACTCTTCCATTTCGCCCAAATTATCCCCCAAACTCCCAACAAAAGCGATGGTTGGCACCTGATATTTGGCTGCTAACTTAGCCATTCCAAAAGGTACCTTGCCTTGCGCTGTTTGAAAATCCATTCGTCCTTCGCCTGTGATGACTAAGTCCGCTTTTTTTATCACTTCTTCGATTTCCAAAAGGGCCGCAATTTTTTCAAATCCTGAAACAAGCTGACCAGCAAGCAAAACGATTGCTCCGCCAAGTCCGCCAGCAGCACCAGTTCCTGCAATTTTTTGTAAATCAATATTTTGATTCTTTTTAATTCGCTGAACGACTTGCTGCGCTTTTTGATCCTGTTGTTCCAAAAGCTCTGGTGTGCCTCCTTTTTGCTGTCCAAAAACTTTGGCATAACCATTTTCTCCTGCATAAACCGCTGTGACATCCGCAAGTCCTGTAATTTTCACCCCCGAAAAGTCAGGCAATTGCTCAAAAGAGCCTCCAAGTCCCTCAAGAAGCCCTAGTCCGCCGTCAGACGTCCCTGTACCCCCTAAACTTAGCAAAATTTCATGCGCTCCTCGCGCTTTAGCATCCAAAAAAAGTTGCGCTAAACCAAAAGTAGAAGCCTCCTGAATCGTCTGTTCCGATGGTGTAATTTTATCAATGCCAACTACCTTGGCCGCCTCAATGACTGCCAAATCACCAGCCATCAAATACTCTGCAACAATCGGGCGTCCTAACAAATCCACTGTCGAAACCTTAATTTGAACACCGCCAATTCCAGCTTCTACCGCCGAAATTGTCCCCTCGCCACCATCAGCAATCGCAAAAGTATGCACCTTTGCTTCAGGCAAAACTTGTTCAATGCCACTCTTGACCGCTTGATTCAGCTCATGCGAACTTGCTGAACCCTTGAAAGAATCAATCGCTACTACAAATTCCATAACTTTTTTCCTTTTCGCTTCTAACATTTCTTGTGAAAAAAGGGCTCAACAGCCCCTTTACCTCCTCAGAAAATTTACATCAGCAATTTTTCTCTGACAAAAAAATCCGTCAGCATTTTCTCTAAGAAAATTTTGTGAAAAATAATTACGTCAGCATTTTTTCTAATATTCTTTTTGCTCAGGGGAAAATTCGGTCTCGCTGTCGTCCTTATTTACGATTTTAACCAAGGTTTGTTCCGCTTCGTTAAGCGTTTTTTTCAAACTTTCTGAGAGTTTCATCCCTTTTTGAAATTCCGCAATGGCATCCTCCAAAGCGACATCTCCTGACTCCAATTTGCGAACAATGGCTTCCAATTCTGCCAGATTATCTTCAAATTTTACTTCTTTTTTTGTTGCCATTTTATTTCACCTCTACTTTTATTTTTCCGTCAGCAAGCTCTACATCAAGTCTGTCACCCATTTTCACATCAGCCACCGACTTCACGATTTTCCCTTTTTCGTCCACAAGCACCGAAAAACCACGCGCCTTTATCTTTGAAATATCTAGCAAAAGCAGAGATTGATACAGCCGTTCAACCCTATTTTTACGATTTTCTACAATTTTAGCATAAGCTGGCAGCAATCTTTCTTTCGAGAGTGCATAGCGATGACTCAAATTGCTGACTTTTACTTCGGTCAATTGATTCAGCCGCTCTGTCAAACGGTCAAGCTTCTGCAAATGCCCATCATAGAGGCGCTCTGGCTGTCTAAAAACAACCGCGGTACTCAATTTTTCCAAACGCTCGCGCCGAATTGTAATCAAATGCGACAAGCGATTGAACAAGCGTTTCTCTTGATCAGCCGTCCAACCCAGCAAATCAATTTTAGTATTTGGCGTAGCTAATTCTGCAGCCGCTGTAGGCGTAGCAGCACGGTGATCCGCCGCAAAATCAGCCAAAGTCACATCCGTTTCATGTCCAACCGAAGAAATCACAGGAATTTTCGACTCAAAAATCGCCCGAACAACAACTTCCTCGTTAAAACCCCACAAATCCTCGATGGAGCCACCGCCCCGCCCAATAATCAGGACATCAAAATCACCTCTGCGATTAGCTCGCCTAATATTTTCAGCAATTTCCTCAGCAGCACCACTCCCTTGAACTTTCGTTGGATAAAGGACAATTTCGCTCATGGGAAAGCGACGCTGAGCCGTAGTGATAATATCACGAATAACCGCACCAGAAGGACTCGTCACCACGGCTATTTTCTTTGAAAATTGTGGCAAAGCTTGCTTCCATTTGTTATCAAATAAGCCCTCAGCCATCAATTTTTTCTTCAATTGCTCAAATTTGACCGCCAAAGCTCCGATTCCATCAGGAACTAAACTCTCGATATTGATTGAATATGAACCAGAGGGCGGATAAATACTAATCCGCCCCACCGCAAGAACTTTCATTCCTTCTTCCAAATCAAAATCCAGCTTGCGAAATTGTCCCGCCCACATGGTCGCCTGAATCACCGCTCCCTCATCCTTGAGCGCAAAATATTGATGGTTAGGTCGTCTACGAAAATTCGAGATTTCCCCTGTCAAATAAACCCGCTCCAGATAAGGATCGCGATCAAATTTGGCTTTTAAATATTTTGTTAAAGTTGATACTGATAAATACTCTGTCATCTCTTAAAAATCTCCGTCAAAACACACCTCTAAACAACTCGCCAGCCACCAAACAAACTTACCATTTATTCTTCTCTAAAATTGACCAGAAGTAACCTTTACAAACTTTCGTCTAATTTTCGACTGGCTGCACGCACCGTTTGCTCCATAAGCATTGTGATGGTCATCGGGCCAACACCACCAGGAACAGGCGTGATTAAGCTTGCCACTTCTTTTACTTCTTCAAAATCAACATCGCCATGTAATTTGCCAGCTTCATCCCGATTCATGCCCACGTCAATCACGACCGCGCCTTCTTTGACATCCTCCGCTTTAATCATGCGGTCACGCCCAATCGCTACCACCAAAATATCGGCAGTTTTCGTCAATTCACGCAAATTTTTCGTCCGCGAATGGGCAATCGTTACTGTCGCATCAGCCATCATCAAAAGTTGGGCCATTGGTTTTCCTACGATATTCGAACGACCAATCACCACGGCTTTTTTACCTGCCAAATCAACCTTGTACTCCCGAAACATCTCCATAATCCCCGCCGGTGTTGAAGGAATCATGAGGGGATTTCCTGCCCAAAGTCGACCCATATTCATTGGATGAAAACCATCCACATCTTTTTGAGGATCAATTGCCAATAAAACTTTTTCTTCTGAAATATGTTTAGGCAAAGGCAACTGTACCAAAATTCCATGCCATTTTTCATCTTGGTTGTATTCCTCAATCAAGGCCAGTAATTCTACTTCACTTACTGTTTCTGGCAAGCGTACCACACTCGAATTTAAACCAATTGCTGTGGCTTGTCGTTCTTTATTGCGTACATAGACTTGGCTTGCAGGATTTTCACCAATCAAAATCACGACCAAACCCGGAACAATGCCCGCTGCTTTTAACTCATCAACTTTTGTTTTCAACTCAGCCTGCATTTTCGCAGCGAGCGCTTTTCCATCTATCAATTTCATACTATCCATTATATCATAAGCTGACTTTCTTCTGACTTTTGATTTTTAAAAACCCACCAAAATGGCGGGCGACTACTTTTAAATTAAATCTTGCGCTTTGAGATAATCCTGGGCAACCTGAGCAGGACTTTTTTGCTCCACATTAACCTCATAATTCATCTCAATCATTTGTTGGTCTGTAATTTTTCCTGAAAGTTTACCAAGAATTCGCTTTAATTCTGGGTATTTTTTCAACAGACTTTCTTTCATCAAAGGGGCTGCTTGATAAGGCGGAAAAAGATTTTTATCATCTTTTAGCACTGTCAAGTCATATTGTTTGATTTGGCTATCGGTTGAATAAACTTCCGCAACCTCAACCGCTCCCGTATTCAAAGCCTTATAAATTAAGCTCGTTTGCATGGTTTTCACATTCAAGTCCAAGCCATACAAGCGTTTTAAGCCAAGATTTCCATCGGTTCGATTGGCAAATTCAACGTCAAATCCAGCAGTTAAGTTTGTAACTTTGCTCAAATCAGAGATGCTTGTCAACCCATGTTTTTTAGCAAAGTCAGATTTAACAGCCAACGCATAAGTATTCTGAAATTTCATCGGTGACAAGTAGGCAAATTGATTCAACGCTTTAATGCCTGTCTCAGCTTTCTGCCACACCACTGCTGGATCTGTCGACTCCGTTGGTGTTTTCAAGAAAGTGCTGGTAATCGTCCCCGTATATTCTGGATAAATATCGATTTTTCCTGCTTTTAAAGCATTATAAAGAAAAGTTGTATCACCAAAATTAGATTTGAGATTCACGCGAATGTTGCTATCATGCTCAATCAAATCTTTGTACATATTGATGAGAATGGCTGGCTCTGAGCCCAATTTTCCAGCAATTGTAATTTCAGGATGTTTAGCCGCTTGAGGTTGGTAATACGACCCTCCTAAAACAAGCAATCCAATGAAAAAACTAATAATGATTGTTTTTATCTTCGCCTTCTCCAAAAATTTCAAGAGACCACTAAAGATAACCGCCAATAAAGCTGACGAAATCGCACCAATCAAAATCAAAGAAACATCATTCATATTGATTCCAAGAAGAATAAAATTTCCCAAACCTCCTGCACCAATCAGTGCAGCAAGTGTCGCTGTCCCAATAACCATGACCGTACTCGTACGAATCCCAGCCATGATAAATGGCATCGCTAAAGAAAGTTCAAACTTCATCAAACGTTCGCGACGATTCATCCCAAACGCTGTCGCTGCCTCAATGAGCGATGGCTCAATCTGCTCTAATCCCGTATAAGTATTTTGGATAATAGGAAAAATCGCGTACACAACCAACGCCACAATTGCGGGCAAACTTCCAATCCCGATAAAAGGAATCAAAAGTCCCAAAAGCGCCAAACTTGGAATCGTCTGAAAAATGCCCGTAATTTGTAACACAGGCTCAGCCACTCGTGGATAACGTCGAAGCAAGAGCGCCAGAGGAATCGCAATCAGAATCGCAATAAAAATTGAAATCAACGAAATCTGAATGTGTTCCAAAAGCGCTTGCCAAAATTGACCTTGCTGGTTTTGAAAAGTTTGGATAAGCTGATTCATTTTGCACCTCCAGCCATGTAACGAACGATCGATTCAGCAGAAATCTCAAAACCCTGATAACTCAAATTTTCTTTTTGAGCTAGCCGGTTGATGATTTCTGATATTGACGTATCTTCAGCAACTTCTTGCGTGTTTTCAGTGCTTATCGGTTCCGTTAAAATCAAATTTTCAACAGTGACATTGGCTAAATTTTGGTGATATTCTTTGAAGAAATCTCGAACAAAATCATTAGCTGGCTGCTGATAAATTTCCTCTGGTTTAGCAATCTGCTGAATCAAACCCTCATTCATTACTGCGACTCGATCCGCCAGATAAAGCGCTTCGTCAAGATCGTGGGTCACAAAAATAATCGTCAACTTCATTTTTTTCTGCAAATTTTTGATAAACACCTGAAGCTGTCGTCTGGAAATCGGGTCAAGCGCCGAAAATGGTTCATCCATGAGAACAATTTGCGGATTAGTAGCAATCGCACGCAAAATCCCCACGCGCTGCTGCTCCCCACCTGATAATTCATTGGGCTTGCGGTGCGCGTAATCTTTCGCCTCCAAACCAACCAAATCCAGCAATTCATTAGTTCTTTCTACAATTTTATCTTTCGTCCAGCCCTTCATTTCAGGAATCAAGCCAATATTTTCAGCCACTGTCAGATTGGGAAAAAGTGCAATCTGCTGCAAAACATAACCAATAGAAAGCCGCAGTTTTCGCAGATTTTTCGTCGTCACCTCTTCGTGATCAATCAAAATCTTGCCCTCGCTGTGTGTGATCAACTGGTTAATCATCTTCAAGGTTGTCGTTTTTCCGCTTCCACTTGGCCCAACAAGGACAAAAAATTCTTGGTCAGCAATTGTAAAATTAGCATGATCAAGAATTTTTTTACTGGCAAAAGCTTTCGACACATCTTGGAATTCAATCATGAATTTCCTCATTTCTACTTGTCAAAATGTACTGATCAAACCGTCAGCACCGCTGTTTTTTACTAAAACACTGACAAAAATTTACGTCAGCATTTTCTCTGGTCAAAATTCGCCTTCGTAAGTTACGTCAGCATTTTTTCCTCTGACAAAAAATCCGTCAGTATTTTCTCTGGAGAATATCAGCTATTTTCAACTCCAATCATGAAAATAAAGCTATATTTTTAGAAAACCATTTCTTTCATTTTACATTATCCGCTGTCGATTTCCAAATCATCCGTTTTAAAAGCAAAAAAATCCAGTCATTACTCACTGAATTTTTATTAAACCCGTTCAAATCTTTCTTGATAATCATAAACTTTTGCCCGTTCCATAGCTGTTTCTACCTCTACACGACGCAGGGGCCGAGGTAAGAATTTACGAATTTCATCATCATTGTAGCCGACTTGCAAACGTCGATCATCGAGAATTAAAGGGCGCCGTAGAAGAGTCCGGTTTTCTTCCATCAATTGCACCAACTCATTCAAACTAATTGTCTCAAAGTCAATATTTAAGCGCCTGTAAGCATGACTTCGCCGCGAAATAATATCCGCTGTTCCATCCTCAGTTAGCGCCAAAATTTCCAAGAAATCTTCCCGCTTAATATTAGCCGTCAACAAATCAATTTCAACATAAGGCAGCCGATGCTTTTCCATCCATTCCTTTGCTTTTTTGCATGAGCTGCAAGACGTCACTGTATAAATCTTTATCATCACAATCACCTCATCTGTATCTCATCTGTTTTATTCTTGTCTAATCTATCTCTTACTTATATTCTAACATAATTATGAGATTTGTAAAGTATTTATGAGATAAAAATGAGGTTTTTAATTTTAGAGAAAGCCACAAGAAAAGAGATTGTAAAAATACAATCTCTTTCATTTTACAAATAAACTCGCTCCACTCGATCAGAAATCAGGCACAGCACTTCGTAATTGATGGTTTTGCGCCATTCTGCCACATCCGTAGCCGTAATAAGCTTGCCTTGATTTTCACCAATCAAAGTAACAGTTGTACCTAAAGGATATTCTTGATCCAATTTAATCATCATCTGATCCATTGAAACACGTCCAACAATTTCACAAAATTTCCCATCAACTAAGACATGGAAACCTTGCATCTCTCGCGTCCAACCATCCGCATAACCAATTGAAACTGTACCAATCCAAGTCTCTTGCTCCGCTTCATAAGTTGCCCCGTATCCCAAAGTTGCTCCTTTGGTCACCTTTTTGACATGGGTCAATTCTGATACCAAAGAGAGCGCTGCTTCAATTTCAAAAGGCAAATTCAAAACCTTGCCACTCGGATTTAAACCATACATGGAAACACCCAAGCGTTCAATATCCTGAACTTGTTCAGTATGCCATAAAGCCGCTGCTGTATTGGTTGAATGAACATAGCGAGGTCGCCGTGAAATTTCCTCAATAATTTGGGCAAATTTTTCTTGTTGAGCCTTGAACTTTTGATCATCCGCCTCATCCGCCGTAGCAAAATGAGTAAATATTCCTTCAAATTCAATACCATATTGGTCTGCCAATGCAATCATTTCGTTGGCTTCTTGAGCATCACAAACCCCAATCCGTCCCATTCCCGAATCCACAGCAATATGTATTTTTAACCGACTGAAGTCAATGGATTCTTGTACAACCAACTTCAACCAAGCCAAACTTGGTGCTGTCACAGTCAAGTTGAGATTAGCCGCAATCCCGATTGTCTCTGGTACAATTCCAGATAAAATCAAAATCGGCTGAGTCAAAAGCGCTTGTCGCAATTCAATGGCTTCATCAAGATTAGACACACAAAAACCTGCAACTAAATCTTTGACCGCTCGAGCTACTGGAACTGCACCATGCCCATAAGCGTTAGCCTTAACCACCGCCCAAAGTTCTGGTTTACTCCCAATATGCTGTTTAAATTTTTGAACATTATTCTTTATCGCCTCTAAATCAACCTGAGCTGAAGTATGACGATGTGGAGAAGATTTCATTTTTTAAAGCCTTCCGTATTTTTTGTTTAAAGATAAAGTGAAAGTGACGTTACCGTCACTTCCTTAATTTTTTTCGAGGACTACAAAAGCGACCGCTTCTAAGTTGCTATGTGAAATGGACAAATGAACCTCGCCATCAAAAGGATGTTTTGAGAAATAAGGTTTTCCCAACTGATCATTTTTAACTTCAAGATCATGCATTCCAAGGGCCTTACTGATTCCAGTTCCATACGCTTTGGAAAAAGCTTCTTTTGCCGCCCAACGCCCCGCCAGAAACTCTGTTTTGCGAGCTTCCGACTGGAACTGGTTGAATTTTTCAAGTTCATTTTCAGTCAAAACTTGCTCCACAAAACGCTCCGAGCGGTTTAAAGCTTTTTGGATTCGAGACAACTCCACGTTGTCAACACCTGTTCCAAAAACCATTATTTTGCCAATTCGTAAATTGCTTCAGCGTAAATCACGGCTGCTTTATAAATATTTTCCACAGGCTTCATTTCGTTGGCTTGGTGCATTGAGTCTGGTTCGCCTTCAAACATGGCACCGTAAGCCACGCCACGTTCCAAGAGACGCCCAAATGTTCCGCCACCGATGATTGTTTCGTAACCTTTAAGACCAGTGTGTTTTTCATAAACATCAATCAATGTTGACACGAGTGGATCTGACATTGGTACATAGTGAGGGGTATGAAGATGTTTTGAAAGTTCCACTTCAACAACACCATCAAGTTTAGCCAAGATTTCTTGCATACGCTCAGGACTGTTACCTTGTGGGAAACGGAAGTTGAGGGCAATTTTACCTTCAGAATTCTCATCAAATGACCACACACCTGCGTTCATAGAAGTGTTGCCCATAAGTTCATCAACGTAAGCTGTTCCTAATTTTTCACCTTCGTGGTCTTCAAGAAGTTTTTCAGCACCTACTTTGATGAAAGCAGCTGCACCGTCAGCAAAGTTATATTGGCTGAGGAAAAGTGTCAAGTAAGTCGCACCGTTCACACCTTTTTCTGGCATCGCACCGTGTGCTGATTTACCGTAAAGTGTAATTGTTGCTTTTCCTTCTGCTTCTTCGAGGTCAAAACGAAGATTTTTGCTTGCATGGTTAGCTACGAATTTTTCAAGTGCAGCTTGCAAATCTTTAGCCCCAGAAATCACTGCAGTTGCAGATTCTGGAACCATATTTTCAGCAAGACCAGCTTTGAAACTGTGAAGCACTACTTCACCAGCATTTTTCCCTGCGAAATGGAGGTATTCAGTAATATTTCCTTTTTCCCCATTGATAATTGGGAACTCAGCATCTGGTGAAAAACCAAAGTCAGGCAATGGCAATTCGCAATTTGCAAAGTAGTAATCCATATCTGCCCAACCAGTTTCTTCATTTGTCCCAACGATGAAGCGGATTTTTTTGCTCAAAGGAACGTTGAGTTCTTTCAAGATGTTAAGGGCATAGTAGCAAGCAACCGTTGGGCCTTTATCATCAGACGCCCCACGCGCATAAAGGTTTCCATTACGGATTTCTGGTTCAAAAGGATTTGAATCCCAACCTGAACCTGCAGGGACAACGTCTAAGTGACCAATAATTCCAAGCACTTCAGCGTCTTCTGCTGCACCATTTTCATATTCAAAATGACCAACGTAGTTATCATAATTTTTAGTTTTATAACCATCACGTTCAGCAATTTTCAAGAAAGCATCCAATGCTTTTCGTGGGCCAGGGCCAAAAGGATTTTCAGCATCGGCGTGTTCCATATCCATGGCAGAATTGATCCGCAAGAGGCTAAAAAGATCCTCCATGAGCGCATCTTTGCGCTTGTCAACTTCAGCTACAAAATCAATTGTTGTCATTCAACTTCTCCTTATTTTATCTTTGACAAACCACGTCAAAGTTTTTACTAGCTTTTTTATATCGACTAGTCTCAATCATTATCCTTTCTATTATAACAAAAATCCAGACTTTCCGCCTGAATTTTTTGTTCATTTTTTCTTCGTTTACTATCTTCCAAGAAAAATAGTTATAAAATGCAGAATAACTACAATCAATATCACTAAAAAACTTTTGATAGTTGAAGAACGTTGTTTCTCCCCTCCTTTAGCATAACCGGCAGCAACTAGAATCATAAAAATGACAAAAGCTAAAAGAACGCTGACGGCTAGAAGTCTTCCTAGCCAAAACAGTGACCCAAAGTCTTTAAATGCAAAAAAAGAAAGCTCAAAAAGGAAACTGAAAAACAGAAGGATAATAATCCCAACGATGACATCAGTGTACTTGCGTAAACGGACAAAGACCAATCTAGAAAACCGCCCCAAAGGAAATACTTGCACCGCTAAAATGATGAAGAAAATAGTTAATATTCCAATATTACTTGAAATTCCATCCGCTGGTGGATATAAAAAGAAATGATTAACTTGCCAAAGCATATAGCCACTGAAAAATAAGGAAAGTGCAATAAGGCAACAGAGATTTATTTTTTCACTGAGCGCATACTTTCTATAAGAGCTTTTAAGTTTCTGATTTTTTTTGATGGGCTGACTAAGAGTAGGTAACATTCGCTCGGTCTGATTTGACATTGTCTCGCTGATTGGGAGTTCCCAATCTAGATCTTCTTGGCTTATTTCTTGATTTTTAGGCATCTCTCCTTCTGAGATGATGGACTTGTTAGGCAAGTTCCAGTCTAACTCTTTTCCACTGCTTTCGTGGTTTTTAGGATGCTTTCCTTCTGAAGTGATGGACTTGTTAGGTAAATTCCAGTCTAGGTCTTTTCTACTGGTTTCTTGGTTTTGTGAAACTTTTTCTTTTGGAAAGTTCAGAACTGGTGGTTGATTCTCTGGAGTTTTTTGTGATTTTGCCCAAGCTATGGCTGAATCAAAAGCTCGCTTGAGAGATTGAAAATCCTGAGGTTGACTAGTGGGGTCAATCTTTCGTAGTTTTTGGGCATATGCTTTACGAATTTCCTTAAGATTGTTGGTTGGACTAATTTCTAATATTTCCCACATTTTTCCCTTTCTAAAGCAAAGTTTCTAGCATTTCAAATAGCTCAGCCGCTCGTTCTTGCGCTTGGTGAACTCGTCTTGGATTGCCTGAGTTGAGTTGGCTGACAAAGTACTGTTGTTCTCTCAAAACCATTTGTCTGCGTTCTCCTATAAACTCTTGGTAAAATTGCGCAAAGCGAGCCAGAATGAGCTGATTGTCATCTTGTTCTAGAGGATTTATTTTTAAATGCGCAACTTTCTTTCTGAGTTTTTCTAGTTCGCTGTCACTAAGCTTAATCTGCCGGTTTTGAATGACTAGATTTTTGTGATGTTTTTGCTTGTCATCAGTCACTTCCACTTCTAAAACACCAGATTCGTCATAGGTAAAACGAACTGTGATGGTGTCAGAACGTTCTAAAAGAGCTACTGGATAGTTAATTTCACCCAATTTGAGATTATCTTTGGTATAAGGATTTTCACCTTGATAAATTGAAATTCTGACATTTCTCTGAGCTGGGCTAATTTTGCGCACGCGAAGTTCCCGAGATGCTGGAATGACCGTATTTCGCTCAATAATTGGGGAAAAAATAGAATGACTAGGATCTTCTGGATTATGCACACCAGTACCTAGAGAAAAACCGATAACATCAGTCATAATCAATTCTTGTCGGCTTTTATCATTGAGCATATGAGCGCGGGTAATTGCCCCTAAGGCAATGGCTTCATCGGGATTGAGGTCATTTTGAGCTTTCAAGCCAGTAATTTTTTCAAAAGTTTGATGAATAAGAGGCAGACGACTGGCTCCCCCAACTAAAATCAATTTGTCCAATTCGGAAAAGTGCATATTGCTATCCGTCATGACTCGTTGAGTTGGTCTTTGAAATTTTGCCAAGAGCGGCATAACCAATTCACGAAATTCAACAATCGTTAGTTGGAAATTAATTGTTTGGTCTTGATATCCAAAGGTAAATTCGGCGGACAGGTTAAGAGGATTTGAAAATTTCTTTTTCATTTTTTCCGCTTTATCATAAAGTTCCGAAAGTAAAAATTTGTCTGCAGCGTCCCTTGTCAAATCAGCCTTTTTGAGGGCTGCGTCAATAAGTGCGAAAGTAAAGTCTTCGCCACCTAGCTTGGTATCACCACCAATGGCCTCGACTTGAACGACTTGTTCAAAAAGCGAAATTAAGGATACATCAAAAGTACCCCCGCCCAAATCAACAATCATAAAGCTTTGATCAGCTTCTGTATTCTCTAAACCATAGGCAATTGCAGCCGCAGTCGGCTCTGAA
The DNA window shown above is from Lactococcus sp. S-13 and carries:
- a CDS encoding glycerate kinase family protein, with translation MEFVVAIDSFKGSASSHELNQAVKSGIEQVLPEAKVHTFAIADGGEGTISAVEAGIGGVQIKVSTVDLLGRPIVAEYLMAGDLAVIEAAKVVGIDKITPSEQTIQEASTFGLAQLFLDAKARGAHEILLSLGGTGTSDGGLGLLEGLGGSFEQLPDFSGVKITGLADVTAVYAGENGYAKVFGQQKGGTPELLEQQDQKAQQVVQRIKKNQNIDLQKIAGTGAAGGLGGAIVLLAGQLVSGFEKIAALLEIEEVIKKADLVITGEGRMDFQTAQGKVPFGMAKLAAKYQVPTIAFVGSLGDNLGEMEELLLAAYSIQKGPGSLEKAMQKERTLENLEFLTKNVIKTRYYGEQGRATRENLAQNK
- a CDS encoding exodeoxyribonuclease VII small subunit encodes the protein MATKKEVKFEDNLAELEAIVRKLESGDVALEDAIAEFQKGMKLSESLKKTLNEAEQTLVKIVNKDDSETEFSPEQKEY
- the xseA gene encoding exodeoxyribonuclease VII large subunit, which encodes MTEYLSVSTLTKYLKAKFDRDPYLERVYLTGEISNFRRRPNHQYFALKDEGAVIQATMWAGQFRKLDFDLEEGMKVLAVGRISIYPPSGSYSINIESLVPDGIGALAVKFEQLKKKLMAEGLFDNKWKQALPQFSKKIAVVTSPSGAVIRDIITTAQRRFPMSEIVLYPTKVQGSGAAEEIAENIRRANRRGDFDVLIIGRGGGSIEDLWGFNEEVVVRAIFESKIPVISSVGHETDVTLADFAADHRAATPTAAAELATPNTKIDLLGWTADQEKRLFNRLSHLITIRRERLEKLSTAVVFRQPERLYDGHLQKLDRLTERLNQLTEVKVSNLSHRYALSKERLLPAYAKIVENRKNRVERLYQSLLLLDISKIKARGFSVLVDEKGKIVKSVADVKMGDRLDVELADGKIKVEVK
- a CDS encoding bifunctional methylenetetrahydrofolate dehydrogenase/methenyltetrahydrofolate cyclohydrolase, whose amino-acid sequence is MKLIDGKALAAKMQAELKTKVDELKAAGIVPGLVVILIGENPASQVYVRNKERQATAIGLNSSVVRLPETVSEVELLALIEEYNQDEKWHGILVQLPLPKHISEEKVLLAIDPQKDVDGFHPMNMGRLWAGNPLMIPSTPAGIMEMFREYKVDLAGKKAVVIGRSNIVGKPMAQLLMMADATVTIAHSRTKNLRELTKTADILVVAIGRDRMIKAEDVKEGAVVIDVGMNRDEAGKLHGDVDFEEVKEVASLITPVPGGVGPMTITMLMEQTVRAASRKLDESL
- a CDS encoding ABC transporter permease/substrate-binding protein; the encoded protein is MNQLIQTFQNQQGQFWQALLEHIQISLISIFIAILIAIPLALLLRRYPRVAEPVLQITGIFQTIPSLALLGLLIPFIGIGSLPAIVALVVYAIFPIIQNTYTGLEQIEPSLIEAATAFGMNRRERLMKFELSLAMPFIMAGIRTSTVMVIGTATLAALIGAGGLGNFILLGINMNDVSLILIGAISSALLAVIFSGLLKFLEKAKIKTIIISFFIGLLVLGGSYYQPQAAKHPEITIAGKLGSEPAILINMYKDLIEHDSNIRVNLKSNFGDTTFLYNALKAGKIDIYPEYTGTITSTFLKTPTESTDPAVVWQKAETGIKALNQFAYLSPMKFQNTYALAVKSDFAKKHGLTSISDLSKVTNLTAGFDVEFANRTDGNLGLKRLYGLDLNVKTMQTSLIYKALNTGAVEVAEVYSTDSQIKQYDLTVLKDDKNLFPPYQAAPLMKESLLKKYPELKRILGKLSGKITDQQMIEMNYEVNVEQKSPAQVAQDYLKAQDLI
- a CDS encoding ABC transporter ATP-binding protein, which translates into the protein MIEFQDVSKAFASKKILDHANFTIADQEFFVLVGPSGSGKTTTLKMINQLITHSEGKILIDHEEVTTKNLRKLRLSIGYVLQQIALFPNLTVAENIGLIPEMKGWTKDKIVERTNELLDLVGLEAKDYAHRKPNELSGGEQQRVGILRAIATNPQIVLMDEPFSALDPISRRQLQVFIKNLQKKMKLTIIFVTHDLDEALYLADRVAVMNEGLIQQIAKPEEIYQQPANDFVRDFFKEYHQNLANVTVENLILTEPISTENTQEVAEDTSISEIINRLAQKENLSYQGFEISAESIVRYMAGGAK
- a CDS encoding Spx/MgsR family RNA polymerase-binding regulatory protein; its protein translation is MIKIYTVTSCSSCKKAKEWMEKHRLPYVEIDLLTANIKREDFLEILALTEDGTADIISRRSHAYRRLNIDFETISLNELVQLMEENRTLLRRPLILDDRRLQVGYNDDEIRKFLPRPLRRVEVETAMERAKVYDYQERFERV
- the alr gene encoding alanine racemase: MKSSPHRHTSAQVDLEAIKNNVQKFKQHIGSKPELWAVVKANAYGHGAVPVARAVKDLVAGFCVSNLDEAIELRQALLTQPILILSGIVPETIGIAANLNLTVTAPSLAWLKLVVQESIDFSRLKIHIAVDSGMGRIGVCDAQEANEMIALADQYGIEFEGIFTHFATADEADDQKFKAQQEKFAQIIEEISRRPRYVHSTNTAAALWHTEQVQDIERLGVSMYGLNPSGKVLNLPFEIEAALSLVSELTHVKKVTKGATLGYGATYEAEQETWIGTVSIGYADGWTREMQGFHVLVDGKFCEIVGRVSMDQMMIKLDQEYPLGTTVTLIGENQGKLITATDVAEWRKTINYEVLCLISDRVERVYL